A genomic window from Equus caballus isolate H_3958 breed thoroughbred chromosome 5, TB-T2T, whole genome shotgun sequence includes:
- the PBXIP1 gene encoding pre-B-cell leukemia transcription factor-interacting protein 1 isoform X3: MTPSFLGLETRGGSNKFSRRLKQEPGQSLPVETLGPETRTDPESERAAQAPRSPSTVDDGLAGTLDGEETVFQSESSQSGPILPEETEAKGIVEDDGRGVEPPGPGNTVSQGDLEETVVAALGPDTQDLEDQSPPQSLPSSPKAAWIREEVRCSSSEDDTDMDVEGLRRRRGREPSTPQPAVPLGVEDQARGEGADGKLGISLNMCLLGALVLLGLGLLLFSGGLSESESGPMEEVELQVFPDTGSDAEMMDAVGDGQDGLKQQLQASVPSDSVPSLQNMALLLDKLAKENQDIRLLQAQLQAQKEELQSLMHQPKGLEEENARLRGALQQGEASQRALESELQQLRARLQGLEADCVRGTDGVCLNWGRGPQAGKVIKQQDPRWQEPGPGFLEQKEQLEAEAQTLRQELERQRRLLGSVQQDLEQSLRDVGRGDPAHAGLAELGHRLAQKLQGLENWGQVPGVPANASEAWHQEPHFQSSREQSGKEKWRDGKGDRKAEHWKHKKEESGRHRKKSWEDEDRELAGRWKEGKPRVEEWGRKKDGKWQGPKEPPRKSGSPHSKERQRQPRWKEGAKDRHDPPPPWAELSRHKYQAPQGCSGVHECARQEGLAFFGMELAPVQQQELASLLRTYLARLPWAGQLTEELPLSSAYFGEDGIFRHDRLRFRDFVNALEDSLEEVAVRQTGDDDEVDDFEDFIFSHFFGDRALKKRSGKKDKHLRGSRVVGPREEHSHHTRG, encoded by the exons ATGACTCCCTCCTTTCTGGGGCTGGAAACCAGGGGAGGCAGCAACAAGTTCAGCCGAAGACTGAAGCAAGAGCCGGGTCAG AGCCTGCCTGTGGAGACCCTGGGTCCAGAAACCAGGACAGACCCAGAGTCTGAAAGAGCTGCCCAGGCCCCTAGGAGCCCCTCCACGGTAGATGATGGATTAGCTGGGACCTTGGATGGAGAAG AGACCGTCTTCCAGAGTGAAAGCTCCCAGTCTGGTCCCATTCTGCCAGAGGAGACCGAGGCCAAG GGCATCGTGGAAGATGATGGTCGTGGAGTGGAGCCCCCAGGCCCAGGAAACACAGTGTCCCAGGGAGACTTGGAGGAGACTGTGGTGGCAGCCCTGGGACCAGACACACAGGACCTGGAGGACCAGAGCCCCCCACAGAGTCTGCCCTCATCCCCCAAAGCAG CTTGGATCAGGGAGGAGGTCCGATGCTCCAGCAGTGAGGATGACACTGACATGGATGTGGAGGGTCTGCGGAGACGGCGAGGCCGGGAGCCCAGCACGCCTCAGCCTGCAGTGCCCCTGGGTGTGGAGGACCAGGCCAGGGGTGAGGGTGCGGACGGGAAGCTGGGCATCTCCCTCAACATGTGCCTCCTCGGGGCCTTGGTTCTGCTGGGCCTGGGGCTCCTCCTCTTCTCCG GTGGCCTCTCAGAGTCTGAGAGTG GACCCATGGAGGAAGTGGAACTTCAGGTCTTCCCAGATACCGGGTCAGATGCTGAGATGATGGATGCTGTGGGGGATGGGCAG GATGGGCTAAAGCAGCAGCTGCAGGCCTCAGTGCCCTCTGATAGTGTCCCCAGCCTGCAGAACATGGCCCTTCTGCTAGACAAGCTGGCCAAGGAGAaccaggacatccggctgctgcAGGCCCAGCTGCAG GCCCAGAAGGAAGAGCTTCAGAGCCTGATGCATCAGCCCAAAGGGCTGGAAGAAGAGAATGCCCGGCTTCGGGGGGCGCTGCAGCAGGGTGAGGCCTCCCAGCGGGCCCTGGAGTCAGAGCTGCAGCAGCTGCGGGCCCGGCtccaggggctggaggctgaCTGTGTCCGGGGCACAGATGGGGTGTGCCTCAACTGGGGCAGAGGTCCGCAGGCTGGCAAGGTCATCAAGCAGCAAGACCCCAGGTGGCAGGAGCCAGGCCCTGGCTTTCTGGAGCAGAAGGAACAGCTAGAGGCTGAGGCCCAGACATTAAGGCAAGAGTTGGAGAGGCAGCGGCGGCTGCTGGGGTCTGTGCAGCAGGACCTGGAGCAGAGCCTAAGGGACGTGGGCCGAGGGGACCCAGCTCATGCTGGCCTGGCTGAGCTGGGCCACAGACTGGCCCAGAAGCTGCAGGGTCTGGAGAACTGGGGCCAGGTCCCTGGGGTCCCTGCCAATGCCTCAGAGGCCTGGCATCAGGAGCCCCACTTCCAAAGTTCCAGGGAGCAGAGTGGAAAGGAAAAGTGGCGGGATGGGAAGGGGGACCGGAAGGCTGAGCACTGGAAGCATAAGAAGGAGGAATCTGGCCGGCATAGGAAGAAGAGCTGGGAGGATGAGGATAGGGAGCTGGCAGGGAGGTGGAAGGAGGGCAAGCCAAGGGTGGAGGAGTGGGGCAGAAAGAAGGATGGCAAGTGGCAGGGCCCTAAGGAGCCCCCCAGGAAGAGTGGGAGCCCCCACTCTAAAgaaaggcagaggcagcctcGGTGGAAGGAGGGGGCTAAAGACAGGCATGACCCCCCACCACCCTGGGCAGAGCTGTCGAGGCATAAGTACCAGGCACCCCAGGGCTGCTCAGGTGTGCACGAATGTGCCCGGCAGGAGGGCCTGGCCTTCTTTGGCATGGAGCTAGCCCCAGTGCAGCAACAGGAGCTGGCCTCTCTGCTGAGGACGTACCTGGCGCGGCTGCCCTGGGCCGGGCAGCTGACCGAGGAGCTGCCCCTCTCATCTGCTTACTTTGGCGAGGATGGCATCTTCCGCCACGACCGCCTCCGCTTCCGGGACTTTGTGAATGCCTTGGAGGacagcctggaggaggtggcGGTGAGACAGACAGGTGATGATGATGAGGTGGATGACTTTGAGGACTTCATCTTCAGCCACTTCTTTGGAGACAGAGCACTGAAGAAGAG GTCAGGGAAGAAGGACAAACACTTGCGGGGCTCCAGAGTtgtggggcccagggaggagcACAGCCACCACACCCGGGGCTGA
- the PBXIP1 gene encoding pre-B-cell leukemia transcription factor-interacting protein 1 isoform X2 → MTPSFLGLETRGGSNKFSRRLKQEPGQVAATAASGTLAAMASCPDQDNSWVLAGSESLPVETLGPETRTDPESERAAQAPRSPSTVDDGLAGTLDGEETVFQSESSQSGPILPEETEAKGIVEDDGRGVEPPGPGNTVSQGDLEETVVAALGPDTQDLEDQSPPQSLPSSPKAAWIREEVRCSSSEDDTDMDVEGLRRRRGREPSTPQPAVPLGVEDQARGEGADGKLGISLNMCLLGALVLLGLGLLLFSGGLSESESGPMEEVELQVFPDTGSDAEMMDAVGDGQDGLKQQLQASVPSDSVPSLQNMALLLDKLAKENQDIRLLQAQLQAQKEELQSLMHQPKGLEEENARLRGALQQGEASQRALESELQQLRARLQGLEADCVRGTDGVCLNWGRGPQAGKVIKQQDPRWQEPGPGFLEQKEQLEAEAQTLRQELERQRRLLGSVQQDLEQSLRDVGRGDPAHAGLAELGHRLAQKLQGLENWGQVPGVPANASEAWHQEPHFQSSREQSGKEKWRDGKGDRKAEHWKHKKEESGRHRKKSWEDEDRELAGRWKEGKPRVEEWGRKKDGKWQGPKEPPRKSGSPHSKERQRQPRWKEGAKDRHDPPPPWAELSRHKYQAPQGCSGVHECARQEGLAFFGMELAPVQQQELASLLRTYLARLPWAGQLTEELPLSSAYFGEDGIFRHDRLRFRDFVNALEDSLEEVAVRQTGDDDEVDDFEDFIFSHFFGDRALKKRSGKKDKHLRGSRVVGPREEHSHHTRG, encoded by the exons ATGACTCCCTCCTTTCTGGGGCTGGAAACCAGGGGAGGCAGCAACAAGTTCAGCCGAAGACTGAAGCAAGAGCCGGGTCAG GTGGCAGCCACAGCAGCCTCGGGGACCTTAGCAGCTATGGCCTCCTGCCCAGACCAGGACAATAGCTGGGTGCTTGCTGGCTCAGAG AGCCTGCCTGTGGAGACCCTGGGTCCAGAAACCAGGACAGACCCAGAGTCTGAAAGAGCTGCCCAGGCCCCTAGGAGCCCCTCCACGGTAGATGATGGATTAGCTGGGACCTTGGATGGAGAAG AGACCGTCTTCCAGAGTGAAAGCTCCCAGTCTGGTCCCATTCTGCCAGAGGAGACCGAGGCCAAG GGCATCGTGGAAGATGATGGTCGTGGAGTGGAGCCCCCAGGCCCAGGAAACACAGTGTCCCAGGGAGACTTGGAGGAGACTGTGGTGGCAGCCCTGGGACCAGACACACAGGACCTGGAGGACCAGAGCCCCCCACAGAGTCTGCCCTCATCCCCCAAAGCAG CTTGGATCAGGGAGGAGGTCCGATGCTCCAGCAGTGAGGATGACACTGACATGGATGTGGAGGGTCTGCGGAGACGGCGAGGCCGGGAGCCCAGCACGCCTCAGCCTGCAGTGCCCCTGGGTGTGGAGGACCAGGCCAGGGGTGAGGGTGCGGACGGGAAGCTGGGCATCTCCCTCAACATGTGCCTCCTCGGGGCCTTGGTTCTGCTGGGCCTGGGGCTCCTCCTCTTCTCCG GTGGCCTCTCAGAGTCTGAGAGTG GACCCATGGAGGAAGTGGAACTTCAGGTCTTCCCAGATACCGGGTCAGATGCTGAGATGATGGATGCTGTGGGGGATGGGCAG GATGGGCTAAAGCAGCAGCTGCAGGCCTCAGTGCCCTCTGATAGTGTCCCCAGCCTGCAGAACATGGCCCTTCTGCTAGACAAGCTGGCCAAGGAGAaccaggacatccggctgctgcAGGCCCAGCTGCAG GCCCAGAAGGAAGAGCTTCAGAGCCTGATGCATCAGCCCAAAGGGCTGGAAGAAGAGAATGCCCGGCTTCGGGGGGCGCTGCAGCAGGGTGAGGCCTCCCAGCGGGCCCTGGAGTCAGAGCTGCAGCAGCTGCGGGCCCGGCtccaggggctggaggctgaCTGTGTCCGGGGCACAGATGGGGTGTGCCTCAACTGGGGCAGAGGTCCGCAGGCTGGCAAGGTCATCAAGCAGCAAGACCCCAGGTGGCAGGAGCCAGGCCCTGGCTTTCTGGAGCAGAAGGAACAGCTAGAGGCTGAGGCCCAGACATTAAGGCAAGAGTTGGAGAGGCAGCGGCGGCTGCTGGGGTCTGTGCAGCAGGACCTGGAGCAGAGCCTAAGGGACGTGGGCCGAGGGGACCCAGCTCATGCTGGCCTGGCTGAGCTGGGCCACAGACTGGCCCAGAAGCTGCAGGGTCTGGAGAACTGGGGCCAGGTCCCTGGGGTCCCTGCCAATGCCTCAGAGGCCTGGCATCAGGAGCCCCACTTCCAAAGTTCCAGGGAGCAGAGTGGAAAGGAAAAGTGGCGGGATGGGAAGGGGGACCGGAAGGCTGAGCACTGGAAGCATAAGAAGGAGGAATCTGGCCGGCATAGGAAGAAGAGCTGGGAGGATGAGGATAGGGAGCTGGCAGGGAGGTGGAAGGAGGGCAAGCCAAGGGTGGAGGAGTGGGGCAGAAAGAAGGATGGCAAGTGGCAGGGCCCTAAGGAGCCCCCCAGGAAGAGTGGGAGCCCCCACTCTAAAgaaaggcagaggcagcctcGGTGGAAGGAGGGGGCTAAAGACAGGCATGACCCCCCACCACCCTGGGCAGAGCTGTCGAGGCATAAGTACCAGGCACCCCAGGGCTGCTCAGGTGTGCACGAATGTGCCCGGCAGGAGGGCCTGGCCTTCTTTGGCATGGAGCTAGCCCCAGTGCAGCAACAGGAGCTGGCCTCTCTGCTGAGGACGTACCTGGCGCGGCTGCCCTGGGCCGGGCAGCTGACCGAGGAGCTGCCCCTCTCATCTGCTTACTTTGGCGAGGATGGCATCTTCCGCCACGACCGCCTCCGCTTCCGGGACTTTGTGAATGCCTTGGAGGacagcctggaggaggtggcGGTGAGACAGACAGGTGATGATGATGAGGTGGATGACTTTGAGGACTTCATCTTCAGCCACTTCTTTGGAGACAGAGCACTGAAGAAGAG GTCAGGGAAGAAGGACAAACACTTGCGGGGCTCCAGAGTtgtggggcccagggaggagcACAGCCACCACACCCGGGGCTGA
- the PBXIP1 gene encoding pre-B-cell leukemia transcription factor-interacting protein 1 isoform X5, with protein MVAATAASGTLAAMASCPDQDNSWVLAGSESLPVETLGPETRTDPESERAAQAPRSPSTVDDGLAGTLDGEETVFQSESSQSGPILPEETEAKGIVEDDGRGVEPPGPGNTVSQGDLEETVVAALGPDTQDLEDQSPPQSLPSSPKAAWIREEVRCSSSEDDTDMDVEGLRRRRGREPSTPQPAVPLGVEDQARGEGADGKLGISLNMCLLGALVLLGLGLLLFSGESGGLSESESGPMEEVELQVFPDTGSDAEMMDAVGDGQDGLKQQLQASVPSDSVPSLQNMALLLDKLAKENQDIRLLQAQLQAQKEELQSLMHQPKGLEEENARLRGALQQGEASQRALESELQQLRARLQGLEADCVRGTDGVCLNWGRGPQAGKVIKQQDPRWQEPGPGFLEQKEQLEAEAQTLRQELERQRRLLGSVQQDLEQSLRDVGRGDPAHAGLAELGHRLAQKLQGLENWGQVPGVPANASEAWHQEPHFQSSREQSGKEKWRDGKGDRKAEHWKHKKEESGRHRKKSWEDEDRELAGRWKEGKPRVEEWGRKKDGKWQGPKEPPRKSGSPHSKERQRQPRWKEGAKDRHDPPPPWAELSRHKYQAPQGCSGVHECARQEGLAFFGMELAPVQQQELASLLRTYLARLPWAGQLTEELPLSSAYFGEDGIFRHDRLRFRDFVNALEDSLEEVAVRQTGDDDEVDDFEDFIFSHFFGDRALKKRSGKKDKHLRGSRVVGPREEHSHHTRG; from the exons ATG GTGGCAGCCACAGCAGCCTCGGGGACCTTAGCAGCTATGGCCTCCTGCCCAGACCAGGACAATAGCTGGGTGCTTGCTGGCTCAGAG AGCCTGCCTGTGGAGACCCTGGGTCCAGAAACCAGGACAGACCCAGAGTCTGAAAGAGCTGCCCAGGCCCCTAGGAGCCCCTCCACGGTAGATGATGGATTAGCTGGGACCTTGGATGGAGAAG AGACCGTCTTCCAGAGTGAAAGCTCCCAGTCTGGTCCCATTCTGCCAGAGGAGACCGAGGCCAAG GGCATCGTGGAAGATGATGGTCGTGGAGTGGAGCCCCCAGGCCCAGGAAACACAGTGTCCCAGGGAGACTTGGAGGAGACTGTGGTGGCAGCCCTGGGACCAGACACACAGGACCTGGAGGACCAGAGCCCCCCACAGAGTCTGCCCTCATCCCCCAAAGCAG CTTGGATCAGGGAGGAGGTCCGATGCTCCAGCAGTGAGGATGACACTGACATGGATGTGGAGGGTCTGCGGAGACGGCGAGGCCGGGAGCCCAGCACGCCTCAGCCTGCAGTGCCCCTGGGTGTGGAGGACCAGGCCAGGGGTGAGGGTGCGGACGGGAAGCTGGGCATCTCCCTCAACATGTGCCTCCTCGGGGCCTTGGTTCTGCTGGGCCTGGGGCTCCTCCTCTTCTCCGGTGAGTCCG GTGGCCTCTCAGAGTCTGAGAGTG GACCCATGGAGGAAGTGGAACTTCAGGTCTTCCCAGATACCGGGTCAGATGCTGAGATGATGGATGCTGTGGGGGATGGGCAG GATGGGCTAAAGCAGCAGCTGCAGGCCTCAGTGCCCTCTGATAGTGTCCCCAGCCTGCAGAACATGGCCCTTCTGCTAGACAAGCTGGCCAAGGAGAaccaggacatccggctgctgcAGGCCCAGCTGCAG GCCCAGAAGGAAGAGCTTCAGAGCCTGATGCATCAGCCCAAAGGGCTGGAAGAAGAGAATGCCCGGCTTCGGGGGGCGCTGCAGCAGGGTGAGGCCTCCCAGCGGGCCCTGGAGTCAGAGCTGCAGCAGCTGCGGGCCCGGCtccaggggctggaggctgaCTGTGTCCGGGGCACAGATGGGGTGTGCCTCAACTGGGGCAGAGGTCCGCAGGCTGGCAAGGTCATCAAGCAGCAAGACCCCAGGTGGCAGGAGCCAGGCCCTGGCTTTCTGGAGCAGAAGGAACAGCTAGAGGCTGAGGCCCAGACATTAAGGCAAGAGTTGGAGAGGCAGCGGCGGCTGCTGGGGTCTGTGCAGCAGGACCTGGAGCAGAGCCTAAGGGACGTGGGCCGAGGGGACCCAGCTCATGCTGGCCTGGCTGAGCTGGGCCACAGACTGGCCCAGAAGCTGCAGGGTCTGGAGAACTGGGGCCAGGTCCCTGGGGTCCCTGCCAATGCCTCAGAGGCCTGGCATCAGGAGCCCCACTTCCAAAGTTCCAGGGAGCAGAGTGGAAAGGAAAAGTGGCGGGATGGGAAGGGGGACCGGAAGGCTGAGCACTGGAAGCATAAGAAGGAGGAATCTGGCCGGCATAGGAAGAAGAGCTGGGAGGATGAGGATAGGGAGCTGGCAGGGAGGTGGAAGGAGGGCAAGCCAAGGGTGGAGGAGTGGGGCAGAAAGAAGGATGGCAAGTGGCAGGGCCCTAAGGAGCCCCCCAGGAAGAGTGGGAGCCCCCACTCTAAAgaaaggcagaggcagcctcGGTGGAAGGAGGGGGCTAAAGACAGGCATGACCCCCCACCACCCTGGGCAGAGCTGTCGAGGCATAAGTACCAGGCACCCCAGGGCTGCTCAGGTGTGCACGAATGTGCCCGGCAGGAGGGCCTGGCCTTCTTTGGCATGGAGCTAGCCCCAGTGCAGCAACAGGAGCTGGCCTCTCTGCTGAGGACGTACCTGGCGCGGCTGCCCTGGGCCGGGCAGCTGACCGAGGAGCTGCCCCTCTCATCTGCTTACTTTGGCGAGGATGGCATCTTCCGCCACGACCGCCTCCGCTTCCGGGACTTTGTGAATGCCTTGGAGGacagcctggaggaggtggcGGTGAGACAGACAGGTGATGATGATGAGGTGGATGACTTTGAGGACTTCATCTTCAGCCACTTCTTTGGAGACAGAGCACTGAAGAAGAG GTCAGGGAAGAAGGACAAACACTTGCGGGGCTCCAGAGTtgtggggcccagggaggagcACAGCCACCACACCCGGGGCTGA
- the PBXIP1 gene encoding pre-B-cell leukemia transcription factor-interacting protein 1 isoform X1, translating into MTPSFLGLETRGGSNKFSRRLKQEPGQVAATAASGTLAAMASCPDQDNSWVLAGSESLPVETLGPETRTDPESERAAQAPRSPSTVDDGLAGTLDGEETVFQSESSQSGPILPEETEAKGIVEDDGRGVEPPGPGNTVSQGDLEETVVAALGPDTQDLEDQSPPQSLPSSPKAAWIREEVRCSSSEDDTDMDVEGLRRRRGREPSTPQPAVPLGVEDQARGEGADGKLGISLNMCLLGALVLLGLGLLLFSGESGGLSESESGPMEEVELQVFPDTGSDAEMMDAVGDGQDGLKQQLQASVPSDSVPSLQNMALLLDKLAKENQDIRLLQAQLQAQKEELQSLMHQPKGLEEENARLRGALQQGEASQRALESELQQLRARLQGLEADCVRGTDGVCLNWGRGPQAGKVIKQQDPRWQEPGPGFLEQKEQLEAEAQTLRQELERQRRLLGSVQQDLEQSLRDVGRGDPAHAGLAELGHRLAQKLQGLENWGQVPGVPANASEAWHQEPHFQSSREQSGKEKWRDGKGDRKAEHWKHKKEESGRHRKKSWEDEDRELAGRWKEGKPRVEEWGRKKDGKWQGPKEPPRKSGSPHSKERQRQPRWKEGAKDRHDPPPPWAELSRHKYQAPQGCSGVHECARQEGLAFFGMELAPVQQQELASLLRTYLARLPWAGQLTEELPLSSAYFGEDGIFRHDRLRFRDFVNALEDSLEEVAVRQTGDDDEVDDFEDFIFSHFFGDRALKKRSGKKDKHLRGSRVVGPREEHSHHTRG; encoded by the exons ATGACTCCCTCCTTTCTGGGGCTGGAAACCAGGGGAGGCAGCAACAAGTTCAGCCGAAGACTGAAGCAAGAGCCGGGTCAG GTGGCAGCCACAGCAGCCTCGGGGACCTTAGCAGCTATGGCCTCCTGCCCAGACCAGGACAATAGCTGGGTGCTTGCTGGCTCAGAG AGCCTGCCTGTGGAGACCCTGGGTCCAGAAACCAGGACAGACCCAGAGTCTGAAAGAGCTGCCCAGGCCCCTAGGAGCCCCTCCACGGTAGATGATGGATTAGCTGGGACCTTGGATGGAGAAG AGACCGTCTTCCAGAGTGAAAGCTCCCAGTCTGGTCCCATTCTGCCAGAGGAGACCGAGGCCAAG GGCATCGTGGAAGATGATGGTCGTGGAGTGGAGCCCCCAGGCCCAGGAAACACAGTGTCCCAGGGAGACTTGGAGGAGACTGTGGTGGCAGCCCTGGGACCAGACACACAGGACCTGGAGGACCAGAGCCCCCCACAGAGTCTGCCCTCATCCCCCAAAGCAG CTTGGATCAGGGAGGAGGTCCGATGCTCCAGCAGTGAGGATGACACTGACATGGATGTGGAGGGTCTGCGGAGACGGCGAGGCCGGGAGCCCAGCACGCCTCAGCCTGCAGTGCCCCTGGGTGTGGAGGACCAGGCCAGGGGTGAGGGTGCGGACGGGAAGCTGGGCATCTCCCTCAACATGTGCCTCCTCGGGGCCTTGGTTCTGCTGGGCCTGGGGCTCCTCCTCTTCTCCGGTGAGTCCG GTGGCCTCTCAGAGTCTGAGAGTG GACCCATGGAGGAAGTGGAACTTCAGGTCTTCCCAGATACCGGGTCAGATGCTGAGATGATGGATGCTGTGGGGGATGGGCAG GATGGGCTAAAGCAGCAGCTGCAGGCCTCAGTGCCCTCTGATAGTGTCCCCAGCCTGCAGAACATGGCCCTTCTGCTAGACAAGCTGGCCAAGGAGAaccaggacatccggctgctgcAGGCCCAGCTGCAG GCCCAGAAGGAAGAGCTTCAGAGCCTGATGCATCAGCCCAAAGGGCTGGAAGAAGAGAATGCCCGGCTTCGGGGGGCGCTGCAGCAGGGTGAGGCCTCCCAGCGGGCCCTGGAGTCAGAGCTGCAGCAGCTGCGGGCCCGGCtccaggggctggaggctgaCTGTGTCCGGGGCACAGATGGGGTGTGCCTCAACTGGGGCAGAGGTCCGCAGGCTGGCAAGGTCATCAAGCAGCAAGACCCCAGGTGGCAGGAGCCAGGCCCTGGCTTTCTGGAGCAGAAGGAACAGCTAGAGGCTGAGGCCCAGACATTAAGGCAAGAGTTGGAGAGGCAGCGGCGGCTGCTGGGGTCTGTGCAGCAGGACCTGGAGCAGAGCCTAAGGGACGTGGGCCGAGGGGACCCAGCTCATGCTGGCCTGGCTGAGCTGGGCCACAGACTGGCCCAGAAGCTGCAGGGTCTGGAGAACTGGGGCCAGGTCCCTGGGGTCCCTGCCAATGCCTCAGAGGCCTGGCATCAGGAGCCCCACTTCCAAAGTTCCAGGGAGCAGAGTGGAAAGGAAAAGTGGCGGGATGGGAAGGGGGACCGGAAGGCTGAGCACTGGAAGCATAAGAAGGAGGAATCTGGCCGGCATAGGAAGAAGAGCTGGGAGGATGAGGATAGGGAGCTGGCAGGGAGGTGGAAGGAGGGCAAGCCAAGGGTGGAGGAGTGGGGCAGAAAGAAGGATGGCAAGTGGCAGGGCCCTAAGGAGCCCCCCAGGAAGAGTGGGAGCCCCCACTCTAAAgaaaggcagaggcagcctcGGTGGAAGGAGGGGGCTAAAGACAGGCATGACCCCCCACCACCCTGGGCAGAGCTGTCGAGGCATAAGTACCAGGCACCCCAGGGCTGCTCAGGTGTGCACGAATGTGCCCGGCAGGAGGGCCTGGCCTTCTTTGGCATGGAGCTAGCCCCAGTGCAGCAACAGGAGCTGGCCTCTCTGCTGAGGACGTACCTGGCGCGGCTGCCCTGGGCCGGGCAGCTGACCGAGGAGCTGCCCCTCTCATCTGCTTACTTTGGCGAGGATGGCATCTTCCGCCACGACCGCCTCCGCTTCCGGGACTTTGTGAATGCCTTGGAGGacagcctggaggaggtggcGGTGAGACAGACAGGTGATGATGATGAGGTGGATGACTTTGAGGACTTCATCTTCAGCCACTTCTTTGGAGACAGAGCACTGAAGAAGAG GTCAGGGAAGAAGGACAAACACTTGCGGGGCTCCAGAGTtgtggggcccagggaggagcACAGCCACCACACCCGGGGCTGA